The Triticum aestivum cultivar Chinese Spring chromosome 3A, IWGSC CS RefSeq v2.1, whole genome shotgun sequence genome includes a region encoding these proteins:
- the LOC542889 gene encoding LOW QUALITY PROTEIN: nuclear transcription factor Y subunit beta (The sequence of the model RefSeq protein was modified relative to this genomic sequence to represent the inferred CDS: deleted 1 base in 1 codon): MDPMDIVGKSKEDVSLPKSTMTKIIKEMLPPDVRVARDTQDLLVECCVEFINLLSSESNDVCSRDDKKTIAPEHVIRALQDLGFKEYVEEVYAAYEQHKLETLDSPKATKFTGIEMTEEEAVAEQQRMFAEARARMNNGAAKPKEPALEPQNQPQQPPQPHLQLHPQAQQPPQPQPQLHYPQSQQPLQPFTQAPPQQPLHPQLQQYTQAPPQQPLQPPLQLYPQAQPEQPLQPQSSGSTTGTCVISAAAPSATGTLLLQPPPQQSPQSQLQLHQQPQPTLVPPPQPQPQPPELQQPQPLTQLQAEHGLDWDS; encoded by the exons ATGGATCCGATGGACATCGTGGGCAAGTCCAAGGAGGACGTCTCCCTCCCCAAAT CAACAATGACCAAGATTATCAAGGAGATGCTACCGCCTGATGTTCGAGTAGCAAGAGATACACAGGATCTTCTTGTTGAATGCTGTGTAG AGTTCATCAATCTTCTTTCTTCGGAATCCAATGACGTGTGCAGCCGGGACGACAAGAAAACTATTGCCCCTGAACATGTTATTAGGGCTTTGCAG GATCTTGGCTTCAAGGAGTATGTTGAAGAAGTTTATGCAGCCTACGAACAGCACAAGCTTGAAACTCTG GACTCTCCAAAAGCAACCAAGTTCACTGGTATAGAGATGACTGAAGAAGAAGCTGTTGCTGAACAGCAGAGAATGTTTGCTGAAGCCCGAGCAAGGATGAACAATGGAGCTGCCAAACCAAAGGAGCCTGCATTAGAACCACAGAATCAACCCCAACAGCCCCCACAACCTCATCTGCAGCTGCATCCCCAAGCACAGCAGCCtccacaacctcaaccgcaactGCATTATCCTCAATCACAGCAGCCCCTGCAACCGTTTACTCAGGCTCCACCACAGCAACCCCTGCATCCTCAACTGCAACAGTATACTCAGGCTCCACCACAGCAACCCCTACAACCTCCACTGCAGCTGTATCCTCAGGCTCAACCTGAGCAACCGCTGCAGCCTCAATCCTCAGGATCAACCACAGGAACCTGTGTAATCTCAGCTGCAGCTCCATCTGCAACCGGCACC CTGCTGCTGCAACCTCCGCCCCAGCAATCCCCGCAATCTCAACTGCAGCTCCATCAGCAACCCCAGCCGACGCTAGTGCCGCCGCCGCAACCTCAACCCCAGCCACCTGAACTGCAGCAGCCCCAGCCGCTAACACAACTGCAAGCGGAACATGGCCTGGACTGGGACAGTTAG
- the LOC123059126 gene encoding cell division control protein 48 homolog C-like, whose product MAKRPRRSYSLESRVRRIILSDAGLAIPGSSADDVARAIRSRHREYQRYKLELFASVVRRAISSLPPPGDSCSDDSAPGSSRRRSSHDATSSSTTTHSQAPPSPAYDVTKSLLRSCYSSQTSKRDPDADQQLEMELAVEKALMRPDAQGGHGGQKRVMFADLGGMESVIELLMLEVVVPLCHPELPLHLGVRPVSGILLHGPPGCGKTTLAQAIADETGVPFYPTSATELVSGVSGGSEENIRTLFNKAYRTAPSIVFIDEIDAIASKRDDMQRGMERRVVTQLMTCMDEFHQNIPSDADDMEDDSQSYEKKPGYVIVIGATNRPDAVDQALRRPGRFDREIYLGVPDENARKQILERLTRKLRLPPKGQFDLLKIAKATPGFVGADLKALVYTAGSVAIKGFFNARKDKFLKEGNNLDYLKHPLDKHEVQRLSIIMDDFGEAIKDIVQPSLRREGFSSVPDVTWACVGGLDSLKKELNRSIVRCIKYPEYYKKFGVNMQAGVLLFGPPGCGKTLIAKAVAHDAGANFIHIKGPEGLNKYVGESEAYIRRTFARARLNSPCILFFDEIDALTTKRGMEGAWVVERLLNQLLIELDGADQREGVYVIGATNRIDVIDDALLRPGRLGQKYFVPLPSANERHSILKALICSQRKPVSCTVVLDAFARREECNNLSGADLALLVDEAAKEALDESLELLENGALSISSLCSVASIELSHFEQALSKIKPSVSEQQRKHYEALSQKYSAM is encoded by the exons atggCGAAGCGCCCGCGCCGGTCCTACTCCCTGGAGTCCCGCGTACGCCGAATCATCCTATCAGATGCCGGCCTCGCCATCCCCGGCTCCTCCGCCGACGACGTCGCCCGCGCCATTCGCTCCCGCCACCGCGAGTACCAACGCTACAAGCTTGAGTTATTCGCCTCCGTCGTCCGCCGTGCCATCTCCTCCCTACCTCCTCCCGGCGATTCCTGCTCCGACGACAGCGCCCCCGGCTCCTCCCGCCGCCGCAGCAGCCATGACGCCACATCGTCCTCCACCACCACCCATTCGCAAGCGCCGCCTTCCCCCGCATATGACGTCACGAAATCGCTGCTGCGCTCCTGCTACTCCTCCCAAACATCCAAACGAGACCCCGACGCTGACCAGCAGCTCGAGATGGAGCTCGCCGTGGAGAAGGCTCTCATGCGGCCTGATGCTCAAGGAGGCCACGGTGGGCAAAAAAGGGTAATGTTTGCTGACCTCGGGGGCATGGAGTCGGTGATAGAGCTGCTGATGCTGGAGGTGGTGGTCCCGCTGTGCCATCCGGAGCTGCCGCTGCACCTTGGAGTGCGGCCCGTGTCCGGGATTCTGCTGCACGGACCGCCAGGCTGTGGGAAGACCACGCTTGCCCAAGCAATTGCCGACGAGACCGGCGTGCCGTTCTACCCAACCTCGGCGACCGAATTAGTGTCTGGTGTCTCCG GAGGTTCTGAGGAGAACATCAGAACCCTGTTTAACAAGGCATACAGGACTGCTCCCTCAATTGTATTTATAGACGAGATAGATGCGATTGCGTCGAAGCGGGATGATATGCAGCGAGGAATGGAACGACGGGTGGTTACACAGTTGATGACATGCATGGATGAATTCCACCAGAACATTCCATCTGATGCCGATGACATGGAGGATGATTCACAATCATACGAGAAGAAGCCTGGCTATGTTATTGTTATTGGAGCTACAAACAGACCTGATGCTGTCGACCAAGCGCTTCGAAGACCAGGAAGGTTTGATCGGGAAATATATCTTGGTGTTCCCGATGAGAATGCCCGGAAACAGATACTGGAGAGGCTCACCCGGAAACTTCGATTGCCCCCGAAAGGCCAGTTTGATTTGTTGAAGATAGCAAAGGCCACGCCAGGATTCGTTGGTGCAGACTTGAAGGCGTTGGTTTATACAGCAGGGAGTGTAGCTATAAAAGGATTTTTTAATGCTAGAAAAGACAAGTTTCTCAAGGAAGGAAACAACCTGGACTACTTGAAGCATCCTTTGGATAAACACGAGGTGCAGCGCCTAAGTATTATTATGGATGACTTTGGG GAAGCCATTAAAGATATAGTTCAACCATCATTGAGAAGAGAAGGATTTTCTTCTGTGCCTGATGTCACATGGGCTTGTGTCGGAGGTCTTGATTCATTAAAGAAGGAATTGAACCGCTCCATCGTTCGATGTATCAAGTACCCTGAATATTATAAG AAATTTGGAGTAAACATGCAAGCTGGTGTGTTGCTGTTTGGACCTCCGGGCTGTGGGAAAACACTAATAGCAAAAGCAGTTGCACACGACGCAGGGGCTAATTTTATTCATATTAAG GGTCCTGAAGGATTGAACAAGTATGTTGGGGAGAGTGAAGCATATATAAGGAGGACATTCGCCCGTGCACGACTCAACTCCCCGTGCATTTTATTTTTTGACGAG ATAGATGCTTTGACAACAAAAAGAGGTATGGAGGGAGCATGGGTTGTTGAACGTCTCCTAAACCAG TTACTTATTGAACTTGATGGTGCTGATCAGCGTGAAGGTGTTTATGTTATTGGAGCTACAAATAG AATTGATGTGATAGATGATGCTCTTCTACGGCCTGGTAGATTGGGGCAGAAGTATTTTGTACCTTTGCCCAGTGCTAATGAGCGGCATTCGATATTAAAAGCTCTAATATGTTCTCAGAGAAAACCTGTATCCTGCACTGTTGTTTTGGATGCATTTGCACGTCGTGAGGAGTGCAACAATCTCTCTGGCGCTGACCTAGCATTGCTG GTGGACGAAGCAGCCAAGGAAGCTTTGGATGAGAGTTTGGAACTCCTGGAGAATGGGGCATTATCAATAAGTTCACTGTGTTCAGTTGCTTCGATTGAATTATCGCACTTTGAGCAAGCTCTGTCTAAAATAAAGCCGTCGGTGTCAGAACAG CAAAGGAAGCACTACGAGGCCTTGTCACAGAAATACTCGGCAATGTAA